In Chitinivorax sp. B, the genomic stretch TCGACGCCTGACTCGATGCTGCCGAGGATTTCATCGGAAGCGCCGAAAACACCTTCGAACAGGCGGAATTTTTCGCTGAGCAGTTCAAAGACACGTTCGTCGGCCCGGTTGCCTTTGTTGATGAAATTGACCACGACGACATCGTTTTTCTGACCGTAACGATGGACGCGGCCGATACGCTGCTCGACCCGCTGCGGGTTCCAGGGCAGGTCGTAATTGATGAGCAGGGAGCAGAACTGGAGGTTGATACCCTCGGCGCCGGCTTCGGTGCAGATGAGGATTTCGGCCGATTCGCGGAAGTGATCGACGAGGGCGGCTTTCATGTCTGCCGTTTTGGCGCCGGAAATGCGGCCGCTGCCTTCGTGCTGTTGCAGCCAGTTCTGGTAGATGCGTTTGGAGCCTGGATCGGTGTTGCTGCCGTTGAGGATGGCGATCTTGTCGGCGAAACCGTTGTCGGCGAGCAATTCCTTTAGACGGGACTGAGTACGAACCGATTCGGTGAAGATGACGGCCTTGCGCTTGCCCCCCAGGCGTTCGGCAAAATCGAAGGCTTTGTCTAGCACGCGCAGCAAGGCGTCGGCCTTGGCATCACGGGCAATTCGTTCGGCGAGCGAGCGGAAACGCTTCAGTTGATTTACTTCTGACGCAAGGGCAGCCGGATCGATGGTGTCATCCTCATCGATACCTTCTTCGTCGCTCAGGTCGTCGAAGGCGTCGTAGTCTTCAAGCGCTTCCGCCAGCGGCAGCTGTTTTTCCAGCCGTTCGATCATTGTGCTCAAGGTGCCCTGAATGGCGAACGAAGACGAGGCCAGAATCTTACGAATGACCAATGTAACCAGATGCCGGGCGCCAGGTTTGATCGACAGGATGGCTTCATCCTGCAGGTATTCGGAAACCTGCTTATAGAGTTCAAGTTCGTCCTGTGAGGGACGGAAGTCCTCAGTCAACGAGTAGCGGCGGGTGAATTTGATGCCGCCGATTTCCTGCACTTGTCGGCGCAGGGTGCGTTTGCAGACAGTTCGCAGGCGCTCCCGCAGATTCTCGAATTCGGCGTCTTCGAGTTTGGGGCGGCAATAGCGTGCCTTGAAAGCATCGAGACTGCCGAAGAAGTACGGGTCGATGATGGCGATCAGGCCGAACAATTCTTGCAAGTTGTTCTGCAACGGTGTTGCAGAAAGTAGCAGCTTGGGGCGTCCCTTGAGGGCAGAGTCCAGTCTGCTGGCGATTCTGGCGCTTTCGCCCTTGTAGAAATTGCGTAACTTGTGGGCTTCGTCGAAGACGACAAGGTTCCAGGGAACCGCCGCCAATTCGCTTTGCTTGCGCGAGGCAAATTCGTAAGAGCAGATCACCACGGCCGATTCGCCAAAAGCGGTTTCGGTCTGAAAGGGATTGGCTGCGCCGTTGGTCTGCGCTTCCTTGAAGTTTCTGGCTTCCAGGATTTTTGAAGGAAGCGAGAATTTCTCAATCAGTTCCTGACTCCACTGCTTGCGCAGGGTGGCAGGAACAATCAACAGCAACTGGCGTTTGCGCTCGGCCCATTTCTGGGCCAGTACGAGGCTGGCTTCGATGGTTTTACCGAGGCCGACTTCGTCGGCAAGGATGACGCCATTGGAAAGGGGCGACGCCAGGGCGAACAAGGCTGCGTCCACTTGGTGCGGATTCATGTCTACCTTGGCGCTGGCAATGGTTTGGGTGAGAGCTTCCTCGGTGACGCCCTCAAGCGACAGCGCATGGGCGATGTAGCCACTTTGGTAGCGGGTGTACATCAGCTTTGATCCTTTTCAGGGGCAGTGAGGGGATGAAAGTCTCCGCGTTTTTCCGTGCGTTCGAGAAATTCGCTGACTGCCTGGCGAACCAGCCAAGCCAGGGAAAGGCGGTGCTGGTCAGCCATCTGTTGGAGCCGCTCGAGTTGCTCGACGGGGAGGGATACCGTCGTTCGTGTGGTCTTCATGTTTCATCCATTTGCATCACTTTGCAGCATTTTACTTGGACAAGCGTGCCCCAGCCAAACTATGTCGACATTTGTATCAATTGACTATCCAACGGCAGATGTCTTATCCATCGCCGACTAAGCGGGCAAGCAGGCGAACGGCTGTTCTAGCCTGGATATTTCGCAAATTCGCGAGGTGATGGCGCAGGATTTTGATTCATAGGGAGATGTCGTGAAGGAGTCGCGTAGTGGTTCTTACGCGCGACAGAACGAAACTCTTCATATGGATCAAAAGACAAGCTAGCACCCGCGTCAATTTATGAAATATCCAGGCTAGTGTAGTGTTTCACTTTTCTTGGGACATAAAAGCGCGTCTTTCACACCGACTCGTCGTTGCAAATCTTCGCAATAGCTCGCTATTGCTGTGGTTTGCGCCTCGATTCGTCGCGAAATCCATCAATTTTATCAGTCGCAATCTACGTGAAACACTGCAGTAGCTGATCAATTGCCTCTGCGAATACTGATCAAATCGGCGCATGATGATCACCGCAAGTCAACCGGGTGCTGGCGAATGACCTGATTCCGCAAATGAAATCAGAAGCTACAATCCTATTGCTTCCCTATTAGATAGGCGCAGTGTGGTATCTGGATCAAGATAAAAATCTGATGAGTGATGCCAACGGTCAGTTGGGGCTGGTCAACAAGCATTTAACGCTTTGTGGTGCCCAACACAAAGCTTGCGCAGCCTGCAAAGCGTCGGCGAGTGAGTAGGTGATAACGTTGGCCGAAGTGTTTGGCTTGGTTGCTGGTGGGGTGATGGCACGTTATGTCGCAAGTATTTTGATATTGTAAGGAAGGATGTTGGTAACTGACTTGGCGAATTAGCCTGCTGGATAACTGCGTTTTCTGAACTGGACAAACCATGATGCTGACAATGTTGATCGCTTGGTTAAACCGTTATGCCACGCCACGCCGATTGGCTTGGGTGGGAAGTTGTGTGGTTGTTTTGTTGGCAGCTCTGAATTCGGTGAACCTGCCGTTCTTTGTACCAGATCTGCGTGCGTTGAGTGGTGGATTGGGGCCGTTGGATGCACGTTTCTGGTATGACGCGCAGGTGGTTACCCTAACACTGACTGCACTGGGTGAGCATGGGCGTGCGCACTATGGCTGGTTTCTGGTGGCGATTGATAGCTGGTTGCCCATGGCTTATACCTTGGCGTTGCTATGGGCTTGGCATCTTGCCCGGGTCAGTGTATTGGGGCATGGCCATGCTGGATGGCGCTGGGTGTATGCGTTGCCATTGCTCGGGATGGTGCTGGACTATCTGGAAAATGTGATGACAAGCTTGTTGCTGATTGCCTTTCCCGGCCAGCCATGGGGCTTGGCTTCAGTATTGGGCTACGTGACTGCTGGCAAGTATGTTGCCAGTGGGGTGGCGTTAGTGCTGACTTTGGTTTTTGCGGTGCGGGGTTGGTCGGGCCGCCGGGTGACGCCTGATGGTGCCAATGCTTGATGAGACGTATCCAACCAGCCATGATAGTTGTCGTGGCTGGTTGGGTTAAGAGCGGCTAACAAAACCCTTCTGGTGTTGTTGTGCAAACTTGTCGTACTTTCGTACTGCCTTCGTTTGCACGCCTAACCAGAACCACTTCGCTGGGTTTTGTTAACCGCTCTAAGCAAAACCTTGGTAACGGATTGAGCCCCGCACTAGAAGGTTGGTTACCAATATCTAGCGCGGTGCGCCATCCAGGCCAAACTGTGGCGAGCGAGGTCCGTAAAGCACCCCGTTAGGCCGTGGTGATAACAAGCGTTCACTGGTCATGCCGGCATAGCGGTAGGAATCATCAGTCAGATTGCTGACAACCTGTTTCACTGCTGCGGTAATCAAGGCGCCCAGCAGGCCACCACCACTATTGTTCTGCTGCTCGGCACTGGATGCAGATGCGCTGCCATTCCACAGTAGCTGACCAGTTTTCAGATCGACCAAGCGCGCATCGGCAGTCACCGTGACATCGCTGCTCAAAATCGCATAAACCGCGCCATAACGTCGCACATTCACATACAGCGCAGCATCTGCACCAAAGATCTCCCGCAATTTGGCAGCTGGCACGGCATGAATGTCACCCGCGTTGCTGAGCCCATTCTGTTTGAATGTCTCATCCATCACCGCGACCGGAAACACGTAATAGCCCGCTTCAGCCAGTGGCTTGCTCATTTGCGAGAGCATGCCGTAAGTCGCCTTGATGTCAGGCGTATTGTTGACGGGTGGCAAAATCAACACGGATTTGGGGTTGCTCTGTTTGTAAGCGCTGTAGTCATATGGCTGCAGATTGGCGCAACCGCTGGCCAGTAGTGTTATAGCCAGTGCAATGGCCAGCCCTTTCAATGTGGACAAGTGCATGGTAGCCCCTTAGTTTTTGAACTTTTTAAGCAGGAAGTCCATGAATGTTGCGGACTCCGGAAACAGTGTCTTTTCTGTTTCAAACTGCTGCTTGACCTGATCATCACGACCCGCCTTCAAATACAACATACCCAGGTGGGCATGGTAGCCAGGCGGTAAAGCGGCATCCTTGGCACGCGCCTGCTGAATGCCTTTTTCCATGGCGATGATCTGTGCTTCAGGGCCTGTACCATCGCCTTTTAAATACTCGTACACCTGGGGTTGATACTGGCCCCAGTAATACAAGGGCTTTTGAGAATGATTGGCACAGCCGGCCAGGAAGAGGGCGCCAAACAGTGTGGCGCCAAAGCCGATACGACGAAATTGCATGCTTACCTTACCGATACCGAATTATTGCGCAGGGCGCCATGCGCCGGTTTGAATGCCGTTGACCAGATTATTGACGGCTTCGCGCATCGCTAGATCCAGCACCTTACCGTTCAAGGTGGAGTCATAACTGGCGGTACCACCGAAACCGACGATTTCCCGATTGGACAGGCTGTATTCGCCTGCACCTTGTGCGGAGTACACGACTTCGGATGTGTTGACGTTGACGATATTCAAATTGACCTTGGCGTAGGCGATTTGCTGCTTACCACGCCCCAGGATGCCAAATAGCTGTTGATCGCCGACTTCTTTGCGCCCAAATTCAGTCACATCGCCGGTCACCACAAAATCGGCACCCTTGATGTTTTGGGTTTGTTTCTTGAAATTGGCTTCCTGGCTCAATTCAGTCATGTTGTCGCGGTCTAGCACGTTGAAACGGCCAGTCTGCTGCAAATGGGTAATCAGAATGGTCTTGGCTTGGCCGCCGAGGCGATCGACGCCATCGGAGAACACACCGCGCATGTAACTGGACCGGTTATCGAATTTACCCACGGCAATCAGGCTGCGTGGGCCTTGGTAAAGGGTGCCGGCAGAGGCAACCTTGGGCACTTCCAGGCTGCGGGAGGACTCGGTAGCACAACCGCTGGTGACGGCAAGGGCTGCAAGTAGTGAGCAATAGATTAACGGCTTGTTCATAACATACCTTTGTTTAAAAAGAGGGCGGCATTGTGGGCAACCTTGCCTTGGCAATGGCCAGATATTGACTGTAATGGTTGATTGGCAGGTATCCATGCATTCAGCGCAGCTAAAAACCCCTTCTGGTGTTGTTGCACAAACTTGTGCACGCCTTACCAGAACCGCTTCGCTGGGTTTGGTTAGCGGCTTTTAGCCCGTGGCAGAATGGGGATATTTTGCCTGGGTGATAGCATGTTACTGATTCACAATCGTGAATTGATATCCGAATGGTTGCATATTAATGATCTTGTAACAATGCTATAAGTCCTAATGGTGTTCGGGTGGCAGGCTGTGACAGCGTGATTCCACAATAGGTTCAGTGGATGGTATGAGGGCAGAAATGAAAACAGGGGGAGGTCCCCCCGTTGATGTCAGTAGCGTGTGATCGCCGGCTTTTGTCATATGGATGTGGCCAGTGCTTGATCAAGTCAGCTGTAGTCAGGAACAGTGCCTTAGAAACGCATGCCGTAACCGATACCGAAGACCAGCGGATCGATATCCAGCTTGGTGACTTTGGTGCCCGTGCTGGTGCTCTTCACATCAGTGCTGATGTAGAGTTTTTTCACATCCAGGTTGATATAGCTGTTTTGCCCGACTTTGAAATCCACCCCAGCTTGCAATGCGCCACCAAAGCTGTTTTTGTCGACGGTCAGTGTGCCGTCCGCCAGCTTGATGTTGTAGAAGCGGGTGTAGTTCAGGCCCGCGCCTACATAGGGGCGAAC encodes the following:
- a CDS encoding ribbon-helix-helix domain-containing protein; amino-acid sequence: MKTTRTTVSLPVEQLERLQQMADQHRLSLAWLVRQAVSEFLERTEKRGDFHPLTAPEKDQS
- a CDS encoding CsgG/HfaB family protein, which encodes MNKPLIYCSLLAALAVTSGCATESSRSLEVPKVASAGTLYQGPRSLIAVGKFDNRSSYMRGVFSDGVDRLGGQAKTILITHLQQTGRFNVLDRDNMTELSQEANFKKQTQNIKGADFVVTGDVTEFGRKEVGDQQLFGILGRGKQQIAYAKVNLNIVNVNTSEVVYSAQGAGEYSLSNREIVGFGGTASYDSTLNGKVLDLAMREAVNNLVNGIQTGAWRPAQ
- a CDS encoding SNF2-related protein, which gives rise to MYTRYQSGYIAHALSLEGVTEEALTQTIASAKVDMNPHQVDAALFALASPLSNGVILADEVGLGKTIEASLVLAQKWAERKRQLLLIVPATLRKQWSQELIEKFSLPSKILEARNFKEAQTNGAANPFQTETAFGESAVVICSYEFASRKQSELAAVPWNLVVFDEAHKLRNFYKGESARIASRLDSALKGRPKLLLSATPLQNNLQELFGLIAIIDPYFFGSLDAFKARYCRPKLEDAEFENLRERLRTVCKRTLRRQVQEIGGIKFTRRYSLTEDFRPSQDELELYKQVSEYLQDEAILSIKPGARHLVTLVIRKILASSSFAIQGTLSTMIERLEKQLPLAEALEDYDAFDDLSDEEGIDEDDTIDPAALASEVNQLKRFRSLAERIARDAKADALLRVLDKAFDFAERLGGKRKAVIFTESVRTQSRLKELLADNGFADKIAILNGSNTDPGSKRIYQNWLQQHEGSGRISGAKTADMKAALVDHFRESAEILICTEAGAEGINLQFCSLLINYDLPWNPQRVEQRIGRVHRYGQKNDVVVVNFINKGNRADERVFELLSEKFRLFEGVFGASDEILGSIESGVDIERHIHEIYQRCQSTEQIDAEFDRLQARFRTELEARTQETRRSVLENLDVDVVKHLNLTKERTEQHLNDYQEKLLLLARMMLPGAQFEAHRVLHDGHWYDVRWQESEQSHARFLRPNEGLGAQLIAEAKQALQELPVATLEFDLNHTLGGQHAWLRNFAGQSGELWVDMLTLTAAKQRIEHLLIAATCDSGQTLDPASAGRMLSLPARILDGTTKLIAETVLSGQMAKQESEKLEAALLLNERFFTEEAEKLEAWAEDRRIALDIRIKQLDQEIKEARKATRQLTSLQEKLAAKRAIKQLEQERDRVMLDYHEEKKRIDAEEDQLLNEIEAALEITPQRQRLFAIRWHLKAS
- a CDS encoding DUF799 domain-containing protein, giving the protein MHLSTLKGLAIALAITLLASGCANLQPYDYSAYKQSNPKSVLILPPVNNTPDIKATYGMLSQMSKPLAEAGYYVFPVAVMDETFKQNGLSNAGDIHAVPAAKLREIFGADAALYVNVRRYGAVYAILSSDVTVTADARLVDLKTGQLLWNGSASASSAEQQNNSGGGLLGALITAAVKQVVSNLTDDSYRYAGMTSERLLSPRPNGVLYGPRSPQFGLDGAPR
- a CDS encoding DUF4810 domain-containing protein, producing the protein MQFRRIGFGATLFGALFLAGCANHSQKPLYYWGQYQPQVYEYLKGDGTGPEAQIIAMEKGIQQARAKDAALPPGYHAHLGMLYLKAGRDDQVKQQFETEKTLFPESATFMDFLLKKFKN